Proteins encoded together in one Microbacterium oxydans window:
- a CDS encoding RNA polymerase sigma factor, with product MTPATTKNTRTKKAAEETTADAPVEADAPEKPAPLSAAKRAAAKRAPVKKKKSEDVVEEDEAPVVAAAEDEEDEDAKPKFTEPLPTGAIVISSNDDEDVPVYSTQITGATADPVKDYLKQIGKVALLNAAEEVELAMRIEAGLFAEEKLSAMTAAEKTSQLGLDLQWVARDGQRAKSHLLGANLRLVVSLAKRYTGRGMQFLDLIQEGNLGLIRAVEKFDYTKGFKFSTYATWWIRQAITRAMADQARTIRIPVHMVEVINKLARVQRQMLQDLGREPTPEELSRELDMTPEKVVEVQKYGREPISLHTPLGEDGDSEFGDLIEDTEAVVPADAVGFTMLQRQLEQLLDSLSEREAGVIRMRFGLGDGQPKTLDQIGDTFGVTRERIRQIESKTMAKLRHPSRSQSLRDYLE from the coding sequence GTGACTCCTGCCACGACGAAGAACACCCGGACGAAGAAGGCTGCCGAAGAGACGACCGCCGACGCTCCGGTCGAGGCCGATGCGCCCGAGAAGCCCGCGCCCCTGAGCGCGGCGAAGCGTGCTGCCGCGAAGCGCGCCCCTGTCAAGAAGAAGAAGTCCGAGGACGTCGTCGAAGAAGACGAGGCTCCCGTCGTGGCTGCTGCCGAGGACGAGGAGGACGAGGACGCGAAGCCGAAGTTCACCGAGCCCCTCCCGACCGGCGCGATCGTCATCTCGTCGAACGACGACGAAGACGTCCCGGTCTACTCGACGCAGATCACCGGCGCGACGGCCGACCCCGTCAAGGACTACCTGAAGCAGATCGGAAAGGTCGCGCTGCTGAACGCGGCCGAAGAGGTCGAGCTCGCCATGCGGATCGAGGCGGGTCTCTTCGCCGAGGAGAAGCTGTCGGCGATGACCGCTGCCGAGAAGACCAGTCAGCTCGGTCTCGACCTGCAGTGGGTCGCCCGTGACGGTCAGCGTGCGAAGAGCCACCTGCTCGGCGCGAACCTCCGTCTCGTCGTCTCGCTCGCCAAGCGCTACACGGGCCGTGGCATGCAGTTCCTGGACCTGATCCAGGAGGGCAACCTCGGTCTCATCCGCGCGGTGGAGAAGTTCGACTACACCAAGGGCTTCAAGTTCTCGACGTACGCCACCTGGTGGATCCGTCAGGCGATCACCCGCGCGATGGCCGACCAGGCCCGCACGATCCGCATCCCGGTGCACATGGTCGAGGTCATCAACAAGCTCGCCCGCGTGCAGCGGCAGATGCTGCAGGACCTCGGTCGCGAGCCCACTCCGGAAGAGCTCAGCCGCGAGCTGGACATGACGCCGGAGAAGGTCGTCGAGGTGCAGAAGTACGGCCGCGAGCCGATCTCCCTGCACACGCCGCTCGGTGAAGACGGAGACAGCGAGTTCGGTGACCTCATCGAGGACACCGAGGCCGTGGTCCCCGCCGACGCCGTGGGCTTCACCATGCTGCAGCGTCAGCTGGAGCAGCTGCTGGACTCGCTGTCCGAGCGCGAGGCGGGCGTGATCCGCATGCGCTTCGGACTGGGCGACGGTCAGCCGAAGACGCTCGACCAGATCGGCGACACGTTCGGTGTGACGCGTGAGCGCATCCGCCAGATCGAGTCCAAGACCATGGCGAAGCTCCGGCACCCGAGCCGTTCGCAGTCGCTGCGGGACTACCTCGAGTGA
- a CDS encoding coenzyme F420-0:L-glutamate ligase, with the protein MQANDGKALEASVDGKSYARIPLRTRVVMPDDDLDAIITEYAKDAVQPGDLLFVTEKIVAITQGRSYRLDEIKPRKLALFLSKYVTRTPYGIGLGMPETMEMALRECGTPRILFASAVAAVTKAFGRRGDFYRIAGDKARAIDGPTKHTIPPYNEAVVLGPKDPDGVAARLKKLIGGQAEVAVVDINDLGGNILGSTLDKDGERRLVKILGDNPLGQGLESTPLGIVRAS; encoded by the coding sequence ATGCAGGCGAACGACGGCAAGGCGCTCGAGGCGAGCGTCGATGGAAAGAGCTATGCGCGCATCCCGCTGCGCACCCGTGTGGTCATGCCGGACGACGATCTCGACGCGATCATCACCGAGTACGCGAAGGATGCCGTGCAGCCGGGCGACCTGCTGTTCGTGACCGAGAAGATCGTGGCGATCACGCAGGGGCGGTCGTACCGTCTCGACGAGATCAAGCCGCGCAAGCTCGCGCTGTTCCTCTCGAAGTACGTCACGCGCACGCCCTACGGCATCGGACTCGGCATGCCCGAGACGATGGAGATGGCGCTGCGGGAGTGCGGCACGCCGCGCATCCTGTTCGCCTCGGCCGTGGCCGCCGTCACCAAGGCGTTCGGTCGCCGTGGTGACTTCTACCGCATCGCGGGCGACAAGGCGCGGGCGATCGACGGTCCTACGAAGCACACCATCCCTCCCTACAACGAGGCGGTCGTGCTCGGACCGAAGGACCCCGACGGCGTCGCGGCACGTCTGAAGAAGCTCATCGGCGGTCAGGCCGAGGTCGCCGTGGTCGACATCAACGACCTGGGCGGCAACATCCTCGGATCGACGCTCGACAAGGACGGCGAGCGTCGTCTGGTCAAGATCCTCGGGGACAACCCGCTCGGCCAGGGCCTCGAGTCCACGCCGCTCGGCATCGTCCGCGCGAGCTGA
- the lpdA gene encoding dihydrolipoyl dehydrogenase, which produces MTTHTFDIVVLGGGSGGYAAALRASELGKSVALIEKDKVGGTCLHRGCIPTKALLHAAEVAEHVRDAASVGVTATLEGIDPAGVRAYREGIVAKKFKGLEGLVKARGITTVAGLGRLNPDHSVSVGDDVYVGADVILATGSYSRSLPGLEIGGRILTSEQALALDVIPERVLILGGGVIGVEFASVWRSFGSEVTIIEALPHLVPNEDIALSKGLERAFRRRGIQYSLGTRFQNAVQDDTSVTVTLEDGKEFTADYLLVAVGRGPVTADLGFEEAGVVLDRGFVTVDEDLRTGVPGVWAVGDIVPGLQLAHRGFQQGIAVAERIAGLSPANIPDVQIPKVTYSSPEVASVGVTEEAAVAEHGADAVVAYEYNLAGNGKSEIIGTSGLVKVVRLKDGPVVGVHLLGDRVGELITEGQLAVAWEAHPEDIAPLIHAHPTQSEALGEAFLALAGKPLHAL; this is translated from the coding sequence ATGACAACCCACACCTTCGACATCGTCGTCCTGGGCGGCGGCAGCGGCGGCTACGCCGCGGCGCTGCGTGCGAGTGAGCTCGGCAAGTCCGTCGCCCTGATCGAGAAGGACAAGGTCGGCGGCACCTGCCTGCACCGCGGCTGCATCCCGACCAAGGCGCTGCTGCACGCGGCGGAGGTCGCCGAGCACGTGCGCGACGCCGCATCCGTCGGCGTGACCGCGACGCTCGAGGGCATCGATCCCGCCGGCGTCCGCGCGTACCGCGAAGGGATCGTCGCGAAGAAGTTCAAGGGTCTCGAGGGGCTCGTCAAGGCCCGCGGCATCACCACCGTCGCCGGACTCGGCCGGCTCAACCCCGACCACAGCGTCAGCGTCGGCGACGACGTGTACGTGGGCGCGGACGTCATCCTCGCCACCGGTTCCTACAGCCGCTCACTGCCCGGCCTCGAGATCGGCGGGCGCATCCTCACGAGCGAGCAGGCCCTCGCCCTCGACGTCATCCCGGAGCGGGTGCTCATCCTCGGCGGCGGCGTGATCGGCGTCGAGTTCGCCAGCGTCTGGCGCTCCTTCGGCTCCGAGGTCACGATCATCGAGGCGCTGCCGCACCTCGTCCCGAACGAGGACATCGCCCTCAGCAAGGGCCTGGAGCGGGCGTTCCGTCGTCGCGGCATCCAGTACTCCCTCGGCACACGATTCCAGAACGCGGTCCAGGACGACACGTCCGTCACCGTCACCCTGGAAGACGGCAAGGAGTTCACGGCCGACTACCTCCTCGTGGCGGTCGGACGCGGCCCCGTCACGGCCGACCTCGGCTTCGAGGAGGCCGGCGTCGTCCTCGACCGCGGCTTCGTGACGGTCGACGAGGACCTGCGCACCGGCGTCCCCGGTGTGTGGGCCGTCGGCGACATCGTGCCCGGCCTCCAGCTCGCGCACCGCGGCTTCCAGCAGGGCATCGCCGTCGCGGAGCGGATCGCGGGACTCTCCCCCGCCAACATCCCCGACGTGCAGATCCCGAAGGTGACCTACTCCAGCCCCGAGGTCGCCTCGGTCGGCGTGACCGAGGAAGCCGCCGTCGCCGAGCACGGCGCGGACGCGGTCGTGGCGTACGAGTACAACCTCGCCGGGAACGGCAAGAGCGAGATCATCGGGACGAGCGGACTCGTCAAGGTGGTCCGCCTCAAGGACGGCCCCGTCGTCGGTGTCCACCTCCTCGGCGATCGCGTCGGAGAGCTCATCACCGAGGGCCAGCTCGCCGTCGCCTGGGAAGCGCACCCCGAGGACATCGCCCCCCTGATCCATGCCCACCCGACCCAGAGCGAGGCCCTCGGCGAGGCCTTCCTCGCCCTGGCCGGCAAGCCCCTGCACGCCCTCTGA
- a CDS encoding sugar-transfer associated ATP-grasp domain-containing protein — protein MSRLSLAPRIRYLLGRARRIDVGSVVERAKEASEQHHKAVPAIVVDMLWSAARHNVGFQDYIDYDFAMLTKAERDTYMTHPVSNQLSQRYDHPDYRWIFQDKVEFDKQFAPFLKREWMVVEEGNADAVRELTQRLGTIVTKEPVGQAGTGVHRYHAADIEDWEEFHRGLLTRGELLIEEVIRQHDALAAVCPGTVNTTRITAFFDGEKAHILAMAQKFGRGAVSDQMTFGGFYTMLDENGHAVGAGYDSHGHVHETHPDSGFRIADFQLPYMDEVRAFIDDVARVVPQVQYVGWDIVVSPDGPVLVEGNWGAGVYENKPSVTGIRTGHKPRYRKVIGF, from the coding sequence ATGTCTCGTCTTTCCCTCGCGCCCCGCATCCGCTATCTGCTGGGACGTGCCCGCCGCATCGATGTCGGATCGGTGGTGGAACGCGCCAAGGAGGCGTCGGAACAGCACCACAAGGCCGTTCCCGCCATCGTCGTCGACATGCTGTGGTCCGCCGCCCGGCACAACGTCGGCTTCCAGGACTACATCGACTACGACTTCGCCATGCTCACGAAGGCGGAGCGCGACACGTACATGACCCACCCGGTGTCGAACCAGCTCTCGCAGCGGTACGACCACCCCGACTATCGCTGGATCTTCCAGGACAAGGTCGAGTTCGACAAGCAGTTCGCCCCCTTCCTGAAGCGCGAGTGGATGGTCGTCGAGGAGGGCAACGCGGATGCCGTGCGCGAGCTCACCCAGCGCCTCGGCACGATCGTCACGAAGGAGCCGGTGGGGCAGGCCGGCACCGGTGTGCACCGCTACCACGCCGCCGACATCGAGGACTGGGAAGAGTTCCACCGCGGTCTGCTGACGCGCGGAGAGCTGCTCATCGAAGAGGTCATCCGTCAGCACGACGCCCTCGCGGCGGTGTGCCCCGGCACCGTGAACACGACCCGCATCACCGCGTTCTTCGACGGTGAGAAGGCGCACATCCTGGCGATGGCCCAGAAGTTCGGTCGCGGCGCCGTGAGCGACCAGATGACGTTCGGCGGCTTCTACACGATGCTCGACGAGAACGGCCACGCCGTGGGCGCCGGATACGACTCGCACGGCCACGTGCACGAGACGCACCCCGACTCCGGCTTCCGGATCGCGGACTTCCAGCTCCCCTACATGGACGAGGTCCGCGCGTTCATCGACGACGTCGCCCGGGTCGTGCCACAGGTGCAGTACGTCGGCTGGGACATCGTCGTCTCCCCCGACGGCCCGGTCCTCGTCGAGGGCAACTGGGGCGCCGGCGTGTACGAGAACAAGCCCAGCGTCACCGGCATCCGCACCGGTCACAAGCCGCGCTACCGCAAGGTCATCGGCTTCTGA
- a CDS encoding proteasome assembly chaperone family protein, translating into MPFSGEIHERVANAPEVPHGLPLVLLLTGFTDAGSAVSGLIDHLRETASPEPIVVFDNDVLLDYRARRPVISFDQDHLTEFRPPRLELSLATDALGRPFLLLAGYEPDFAWNVFASTVLALASEFEVSGLHWVHSIAMPVPHTRPIGTTVSGNRRELTVAHSVWRPRTQVPATAGHLLEFRFVERGDRAVGFVLLVPHYLAETENPDAVIAAAERLMASTGLVLMLDAVQERREDYLSRVDEQVAGNDELQQMVHNLERRYDAYMAGRNPDDGTYDEGGFSERDLPSADELAAELERYLASRPSGDEDKPGRG; encoded by the coding sequence ATGCCCTTCTCCGGTGAGATCCACGAACGCGTCGCGAATGCGCCCGAGGTGCCGCACGGCCTTCCGCTGGTGCTGCTGCTCACCGGTTTCACGGATGCGGGGAGCGCGGTCTCCGGACTGATCGACCACCTCCGGGAGACCGCTTCTCCGGAGCCGATCGTCGTCTTCGACAACGACGTGCTCCTCGACTACCGCGCGCGCCGTCCGGTGATCTCGTTCGATCAGGACCACCTCACCGAGTTCCGGCCGCCGCGTCTCGAGCTCTCGCTCGCGACGGACGCCCTGGGGCGCCCCTTCCTGCTGCTGGCCGGCTACGAGCCGGACTTCGCCTGGAACGTCTTCGCGAGCACGGTCCTCGCCCTCGCCAGCGAGTTCGAGGTGTCGGGTCTGCACTGGGTGCACTCGATCGCCATGCCCGTTCCCCACACGCGCCCGATCGGCACCACGGTCAGCGGCAACCGCCGGGAGCTCACCGTGGCGCATTCGGTGTGGCGGCCGCGCACGCAGGTGCCGGCGACCGCGGGCCACCTCCTCGAGTTCCGCTTCGTCGAGCGCGGCGACCGCGCCGTGGGCTTCGTGCTGCTCGTTCCCCACTACCTCGCCGAGACCGAGAACCCGGACGCGGTCATCGCCGCGGCTGAACGACTGATGGCGTCCACGGGCCTCGTGCTGATGCTCGACGCCGTGCAGGAGCGCCGCGAGGACTACCTCTCCCGCGTCGACGAGCAGGTCGCCGGCAACGACGAGCTCCAGCAGATGGTGCACAACCTCGAGCGCCGCTACGACGCCTACATGGCAGGGCGCAACCCCGACGACGGGACCTACGACGAGGGCGGATTCAGCGAGCGCGACCTGCCCAGCGCCGACGAGCTGGCGGCCGAACTCGAGCGCTACCTCGCCTCCCGGCCCTCGGGTGATGAGGACAAGCCGGGTCGCGGCTGA
- a CDS encoding leucyl aminopeptidase, translating to MTLPVLSHTTDQFPGSAADAAVLVVSTLTESAESLAAYPGLADALAGIGFTGSAGSFTRVYAPEVTSLPFAVVGAGDKPDAAAIRNAAGVALRTLTGFDTVSLALADGLEPFAAAAAEGAVLGGHRFDGYRTEKGKTRATAVTLHAALDDADATHAQVIGDAVALIKDLVNVPAEWQSPAQLAESAAESVADLDVTVEILDEKALAEQGFGGILGVGQGSDRPPRLVRLDYAPAGAARHIALVGKGITFDTGGLSLKPAASMVGMKFDMAGAATSLAALRAIAALELPVHVTAWLCITDNMPSGRALRPGDVIRILDGTTVEVQNTDAEGRLVLADGLVAASRDQPDVIIDVATLTGAIVAALGHRHTGVFGDDDTVAEFLTATEQVAEPAWHMPLPAYMEESLESPIADLQNANMGDRMGGASFAGLFLRRFVGRTSEAEDAPRIPWVHLDIAGSGEHGGSPYGFTEKGPTGAMVRSIVAFAAASHKEA from the coding sequence ATGACGCTTCCCGTGCTCTCGCACACCACCGATCAGTTCCCCGGAAGCGCTGCAGATGCCGCAGTGCTCGTCGTCTCCACTCTCACCGAGTCGGCGGAATCGCTGGCCGCCTATCCCGGCCTCGCCGACGCGCTGGCCGGCATCGGGTTCACCGGCTCGGCAGGGTCCTTCACCCGCGTGTACGCACCGGAGGTGACGTCCCTGCCCTTCGCCGTGGTCGGTGCGGGCGACAAGCCGGATGCCGCCGCGATCCGCAACGCCGCCGGCGTGGCCCTCCGCACGCTCACCGGATTCGACACCGTGTCGCTCGCTCTCGCCGACGGCCTCGAGCCGTTCGCCGCCGCCGCTGCCGAGGGCGCCGTGCTCGGTGGTCATCGATTCGACGGCTACCGCACCGAGAAGGGGAAGACCCGGGCGACCGCGGTCACCCTCCACGCTGCTCTCGACGATGCGGACGCGACGCACGCGCAGGTGATCGGCGACGCCGTCGCCCTCATCAAGGACCTCGTGAACGTGCCCGCCGAGTGGCAGAGCCCCGCTCAGCTCGCGGAGAGCGCCGCGGAGAGCGTCGCGGACCTCGACGTCACGGTGGAGATCCTCGACGAGAAGGCTCTCGCCGAGCAGGGCTTCGGCGGCATCCTCGGCGTGGGTCAGGGGTCCGACCGTCCTCCGCGCCTGGTGCGTCTGGACTACGCCCCCGCCGGTGCCGCCCGTCACATCGCGCTGGTCGGGAAGGGCATCACCTTCGACACCGGCGGTCTCTCGCTGAAGCCCGCCGCGTCCATGGTCGGGATGAAGTTCGACATGGCCGGAGCCGCCACCTCCCTCGCCGCGCTCCGTGCGATCGCCGCGCTGGAGCTCCCGGTGCACGTGACGGCCTGGCTGTGCATCACGGACAACATGCCCTCCGGCCGCGCGCTGCGCCCCGGCGACGTGATCCGCATCCTCGACGGCACGACCGTCGAGGTGCAGAACACGGATGCCGAGGGCCGCCTGGTGCTCGCCGACGGACTGGTCGCCGCGAGCCGCGATCAGCCCGACGTGATCATCGACGTCGCCACGCTCACGGGTGCGATCGTCGCCGCCCTGGGGCACCGGCACACGGGCGTGTTCGGCGACGACGACACGGTCGCCGAGTTCCTCACCGCCACCGAGCAGGTCGCCGAGCCGGCCTGGCACATGCCCCTGCCGGCGTACATGGAGGAGTCGCTCGAGTCCCCCATCGCCGACCTGCAGAACGCGAACATGGGCGACCGGATGGGTGGCGCGTCGTTCGCCGGCCTCTTCCTGCGCCGCTTCGTCGGACGCACCTCCGAGGCCGAGGACGCCCCGCGCATCCCCTGGGTACACCTCGACATCGCCGGTTCCGGCGAGCACGGCGGATCGCCGTACGGCTTCACCGAGAAGGGCCCCACGGGGGCGATGGTCCGATCGATCGTCGCCTTCGCCGCAGCATCCCACAAGGAGGCATGA